One segment of Gammaproteobacteria bacterium DNA contains the following:
- a CDS encoding polysaccharide biosynthesis/export family protein has translation MLNASRNRSIFTKNLLPAYCQILNRMIFINSLVRLASKRDQLDTGTCSLIIAKFGKNLTVLLLPVFGIFLLAFTLGACTSSHPQMAVLAPPMQIVADDLSIQPATEPYSLAARKYRIAVGDVLNIRYYRQPDLNTKATVAPDGRVSLPFLQTVIAAGATLDEFQMQIQHMYTDLIATAPPPQKKQYLIGIGDVLAVRFPYMPVFDSNTMVLPDGRISLPLIAPMIAEGKTLEALQNELLGLYSTQFADPIVSVSMASLASNTVITEQGRTNIPLPGLDDIYVTLDSTLPAKVFVAGEVASPSAIDYRPTLSALQAIISVGGVTQRGELDNVIILRKNLNGQSGGYIVRNLDADIHGPMIMVARSNSSDTGEDTGNPVTNDILLQPFDVVIVPKTTITSVKDFLDRYIYDLLPPLRNSSVGFTYLKNVGTQKIEQDTKTTIVPP, from the coding sequence GTGCTTAACGCATCGAGGAATAGGTCGATTTTTACCAAAAATTTATTGCCTGCATATTGTCAAATTTTAAACCGCATGATTTTTATTAATTCATTAGTCCGACTCGCTTCTAAGCGAGATCAACTTGATACAGGAACATGTTCCCTCATCATTGCCAAGTTCGGTAAAAACCTTACTGTGTTGCTGCTACCCGTCTTCGGAATTTTTTTACTGGCCTTCACACTGGGCGCCTGCACATCATCGCATCCGCAAATGGCTGTTTTAGCGCCGCCGATGCAAATAGTAGCAGACGATCTGTCGATACAGCCAGCAACTGAACCTTACAGCCTGGCAGCTAGGAAATACCGGATTGCAGTTGGGGATGTACTCAACATTCGCTATTATCGCCAACCGGACTTGAATACCAAGGCGACAGTAGCGCCTGACGGTCGGGTTTCACTGCCATTTCTACAGACAGTGATTGCGGCAGGAGCGACGCTTGATGAATTTCAAATGCAAATACAGCACATGTATACGGATCTGATCGCGACTGCGCCCCCCCCGCAGAAGAAGCAGTATCTGATCGGTATCGGTGATGTCTTGGCAGTGCGGTTTCCTTATATGCCTGTATTTGATAGCAACACCATGGTACTCCCAGATGGCCGCATTTCTTTACCGCTCATTGCCCCGATGATCGCTGAGGGTAAGACGCTGGAGGCTCTGCAAAATGAACTGTTAGGACTTTACTCCACGCAATTCGCTGACCCTATTGTTTCGGTGTCCATGGCCAGTTTGGCCTCTAATACGGTCATCACTGAACAAGGACGCACAAATATCCCACTACCGGGATTGGATGATATATATGTAACTCTGGACAGCACACTTCCAGCGAAGGTTTTCGTTGCTGGCGAGGTAGCATCACCATCGGCAATCGATTATCGACCCACGCTCAGCGCCCTGCAAGCCATTATTTCGGTCGGCGGAGTGACTCAGCGCGGAGAGCTAGACAATGTCATCATCCTACGTAAGAACTTGAATGGCCAATCTGGCGGCTATATCGTGCGCAACCTTGACGCTGATATACATGGTCCTATGATAATGGTGGCCAGATCCAATTCATCTGATACAGGGGAAGATACAGGCAATCCAGTCACAAACGATATTTTGTTACAACCTTTCGATGTGGTTATTGTTCCTAAGACAACAATTACGAGCGTCAAAGATTTCCTGGACCGATATATTTATGATCTGCTCCCGCCATTACGAAACTCAAGCGTTGGCTTCACTTATCTTAAGAATGTCGGAACACAGAAAATTGAGCAGGATACCAAGACCACTATTGTGCCACCATAA
- a CDS encoding NAD-dependent epimerase/dehydratase family protein → MAKAFTSACVTGGAGFIGSHLVRALFDRGLQVRVIDDLSVGRRENVPEGVDLIVGDIMHHDVAAAAADVDVVFHLAARVAIRSSFEYVVEDTATNLTGTASILRSIALAPRRTVKRFVLASSMAVYADSNPGMPMAETHATDPISPYGISKLAAEQLSRRMCEQIGIDSVSLRLFNTYGPGQVFSPYVGVVTIFTRKLLAAETPTIFGDGEQQRDFVHVQDVVQGFLSAMDHAPTGRVYNIGSGQGLTVNEVYKAIQSVLGVTVAAHHKPSVPGELRYSIADINQAKRALGYMPLHEFQVSIADIVKEIERS, encoded by the coding sequence ATGGCTAAAGCATTCACCAGCGCCTGTGTTACTGGCGGGGCAGGCTTTATTGGATCACACTTGGTGCGTGCGCTGTTCGACCGAGGGCTGCAAGTACGGGTCATTGATGATCTGAGCGTTGGTCGGAGAGAAAATGTGCCGGAGGGCGTAGATTTGATCGTCGGCGACATTATGCATCACGATGTTGCGGCGGCGGCGGCTGATGTTGATGTGGTCTTTCATCTTGCAGCGCGCGTGGCGATTCGGTCTTCATTCGAGTATGTGGTTGAAGACACTGCAACTAATCTGACAGGCACGGCCAGCATTCTTCGATCCATTGCTTTGGCGCCTCGGCGTACGGTCAAGCGTTTCGTATTGGCGTCATCCATGGCGGTTTATGCTGATTCCAACCCAGGCATGCCGATGGCCGAGACCCATGCGACCGATCCAATCAGTCCTTATGGCATATCGAAGCTGGCTGCAGAACAACTTAGCCGGCGGATGTGCGAACAGATAGGAATCGATTCAGTCAGCTTACGCTTGTTTAATACCTATGGTCCTGGCCAGGTTTTCAGTCCGTATGTGGGCGTGGTCACCATTTTTACTCGAAAGCTGCTTGCAGCGGAGACGCCCACCATTTTCGGCGATGGTGAACAGCAGCGCGATTTTGTGCATGTACAGGATGTTGTTCAAGGATTTCTCAGTGCTATGGATCACGCACCGACAGGTAGAGTGTACAACATTGGATCAGGACAAGGTCTAACTGTTAACGAGGTTTACAAGGCAATTCAGAGTGTGTTGGGCGTTACCGTCGCGGCTCATCATAAACCGTCAGTACCTGGAGAGCTTCGCTATTCCATTGCTGACATCAATCAGGCCAAACGGGCGCTTGGCTATATGCCGCTACATGAATTTCAGGTTTCCATCGCTGACATTGTAAAAGAGATTGAGAGGAGTTGA
- a CDS encoding O-antigen ligase family protein, producing MFLFKSYLYLGMIGGLLLAIPILIQPRWGFYLTVAAIPLDDVGKLGNILPFVDITIAKILALLTIASWILHLAMRKVQFIWSYEIGIFLFYFLIAVLSLADALELKRGLQELIILGTTIVFFTMVFNLLTQQKHIMIALTLFTIVSVGTFGYAVVQRFLPGTQIAERIGWLEEGEATHGVEISNIESKSLGETVMRSTGTTAHSNVLAANTAFLVPILFAFLRFSHSRWLRLSILASFGVCISAAVVSLSRTGILTFAIIFPQLIYFRLLKVTPLRIAVVLIAGIISIPFLPEGVSRIFDPANYFSSQSVSVSERYKLWDAATRAFFDNPLSGFGVGNNRGILEYYLDAPWNPGLLTVHNSYLQIAIETGIFGLLCMLYFLIRIFRRLSYARQIFIQYNDDWGAVFATSLRISFVSFLIIGALAFDFMRIGFKNMWFFIGCSIALYRIALLQLPGRTA from the coding sequence TTGTTCCTATTTAAGTCTTATCTTTATCTTGGCATGATCGGAGGGCTGCTGCTCGCGATCCCAATCCTGATCCAGCCACGCTGGGGCTTTTACCTTACCGTCGCCGCTATTCCTCTCGACGATGTCGGAAAACTGGGTAACATCCTCCCCTTTGTCGATATCACCATCGCTAAAATCTTGGCGTTATTGACGATCGCTTCCTGGATATTGCATCTAGCAATGCGCAAGGTTCAGTTTATCTGGAGCTATGAGATTGGTATATTTCTTTTTTATTTCCTTATAGCCGTATTATCGCTAGCCGATGCATTAGAGCTGAAGCGCGGTCTACAGGAATTGATTATTCTCGGCACTACTATCGTTTTCTTTACTATGGTATTTAACTTGCTCACACAGCAGAAACATATAATGATTGCGCTAACATTGTTTACTATAGTAAGCGTTGGAACCTTTGGGTATGCTGTCGTTCAGCGTTTTCTGCCTGGCACACAAATCGCTGAGCGCATTGGCTGGTTAGAAGAAGGAGAAGCCACGCACGGCGTCGAAATCAGCAATATCGAATCTAAAAGCCTTGGAGAAACAGTAATGCGCAGCACCGGTACGACAGCGCATTCTAATGTGTTGGCTGCCAACACAGCTTTTCTGGTCCCAATCTTGTTTGCTTTCTTGCGCTTTTCCCATAGTCGCTGGCTGCGGCTATCGATCCTGGCGAGTTTCGGAGTTTGTATCTCAGCAGCGGTTGTATCCCTGTCACGCACGGGAATACTGACTTTTGCCATCATTTTTCCACAATTGATTTACTTTAGGTTACTGAAAGTGACGCCACTGCGCATCGCAGTAGTCTTGATCGCGGGGATTATCAGCATTCCGTTTTTGCCAGAAGGCGTGTCGCGCATTTTCGATCCTGCTAACTACTTCTCCTCGCAGAGCGTCAGCGTGTCAGAGCGCTACAAGCTTTGGGATGCAGCGACAAGGGCCTTCTTTGACAACCCGCTAAGTGGCTTTGGCGTCGGCAATAATCGTGGCATTTTGGAGTATTACCTTGATGCTCCCTGGAATCCGGGGCTGCTTACTGTACACAACTCCTACCTTCAGATAGCTATCGAAACTGGGATTTTCGGGTTACTCTGTATGCTTTACTTCCTTATTCGAATCTTCCGCAGGCTCTCGTACGCACGGCAAATTTTCATCCAATATAACGACGATTGGGGAGCTGTTTTTGCTACATCCCTACGTATCAGCTTCGTATCATTCCTAATCATTGGAGCGCTGGCATTCGACTTTATGCGTATCGGTTTCAAGAACATGTGGTTCTTTATCGGATGCTCTATAGCATTATACCGCATCGCACTGCTCCAGCTTCCAGGACGAACGGCGTAA
- a CDS encoding nucleotidyltransferase family protein produces the protein MDLKAQVDWPESVAHPAGAALRPMASSSNGARDNAYLGVILAAGRGSRMQVFSDEYPKPLLPVGNKPLLAHQIELMRNLGIREIIILIGHKGYQIARVLGDGSQYGVRLRYVEQTEVLGIAHAVGQLERHVDRPFLLFLGDIFFVPRDLDALFAAFEEQGAAGVLATKEESDPDAIRRNFSVTLAADGSVNRVIEKPRHVSNNLKGVGLYLFDLYIFDAIRRTPRTAMRDEYEITDSIQVMINDGHIIRTANAVYDDLNVTYPRDLLRINLELACREAGNILLGKDCEVHPEAELINVVLGHHTRIRQPLELRNVLVFDEVDLSGPDIVENAIITSHKIVNCDAEDSWTERAHG, from the coding sequence ATGGACCTCAAAGCTCAGGTCGACTGGCCTGAATCCGTGGCTCATCCTGCTGGTGCAGCGTTAAGACCGATGGCTAGTTCTTCAAACGGTGCACGCGATAACGCCTATCTTGGTGTAATTCTTGCTGCTGGGCGCGGCAGCCGGATGCAAGTTTTCAGTGACGAGTATCCCAAGCCATTGCTGCCTGTCGGTAACAAGCCATTGTTGGCGCATCAGATCGAACTGATGCGAAATTTGGGCATTCGTGAAATCATCATATTGATTGGACACAAGGGCTATCAGATCGCACGGGTTCTTGGCGATGGCAGTCAATACGGTGTCAGGTTACGCTATGTCGAGCAAACTGAAGTACTCGGCATTGCCCATGCTGTAGGACAGCTTGAGCGCCATGTCGATCGTCCATTTCTGCTATTTTTGGGCGATATCTTTTTCGTGCCGCGTGACCTCGATGCTTTGTTCGCTGCGTTTGAGGAGCAAGGAGCGGCCGGTGTGCTCGCTACCAAGGAAGAATCCGATCCGGACGCTATCCGTCGCAACTTTTCAGTGACGTTGGCTGCCGACGGCAGCGTGAACCGGGTAATAGAAAAGCCACGTCATGTAAGCAATAATCTCAAGGGGGTTGGACTCTATCTATTCGATCTCTATATCTTTGACGCTATTCGGCGTACGCCGAGAACAGCGATGCGTGACGAATATGAAATTACTGACTCGATCCAGGTGATGATTAACGATGGACACATTATTCGCACGGCCAATGCGGTGTATGATGATCTAAATGTTACCTATCCGCGTGACTTGCTCCGTATCAACCTGGAGTTGGCTTGCCGCGAGGCAGGCAACATCTTACTGGGCAAGGATTGCGAGGTACATCCCGAGGCGGAACTGATTAACGTAGTGCTTGGTCACCATACACGAATTCGCCAACCGCTGGAGTTGCGTAACGTACTGGTTTTTGATGAGGTAGACCTGAGTGGACCCGATATCGTGGAGAACGCCATCATCACTTCCCATAAGATAGTCAATTGTGATGCCGAAGATAGTTGGACGGAGAGGGCGCATGGCTAA
- a CDS encoding PilZ domain-containing protein — protein MRQGVKATDDTARNENRRYPRVKSRFPVCILSAGSKDAIAAQTIDISNNGLLLELASDDAATFLICGDDRSQQTLQVRLVSPFMLPDMSKRVSDISFRVVRSTVTASGCVRIGLQNNTLEGDDFALIDPRAYMIPHDLETQFLRIIEHLNVELPNKMSRVLVLTSAAAGAGVSTLAWWLSGCLARMPNNPTLYMDGNLRPRLMTQPEDPVRGLLEVLLEREGFEDVVVRLGFGAPDILNTGGEEGFLGSEVTEQAVRHLLTRLRTDYRHIIIDALPSTISPLTLAFAKQADGIFVVIESGVTDRDIAANTVEHLRQSEVKVLGVILNKRDARSTG, from the coding sequence ATGAGACAAGGCGTTAAGGCGACCGATGACACGGCTAGGAACGAGAATCGACGCTATCCCCGAGTCAAATCGCGGTTCCCAGTGTGCATATTGTCAGCAGGTTCGAAAGATGCGATCGCCGCACAGACTATCGACATCTCGAATAATGGCCTACTGCTCGAGCTGGCGTCTGATGATGCGGCGACGTTTTTGATTTGTGGCGATGACCGATCGCAGCAGACGCTGCAAGTGCGATTGGTATCACCTTTCATGTTGCCCGACATGAGTAAGCGTGTATCTGATATATCGTTCCGTGTAGTGCGAAGCACGGTTACGGCTTCAGGATGCGTTAGGATCGGCCTTCAGAACAACACGCTTGAAGGTGATGATTTTGCTCTCATCGACCCACGGGCTTACATGATCCCGCATGACTTGGAGACGCAGTTTCTGCGTATTATCGAGCATCTCAACGTTGAGTTGCCGAACAAGATGTCGCGGGTACTAGTACTCACCAGTGCAGCGGCTGGAGCAGGGGTGTCAACTCTTGCTTGGTGGTTGTCAGGCTGTTTGGCCCGGATGCCGAATAATCCCACGCTATATATGGACGGTAATCTGCGACCGCGCCTGATGACACAGCCGGAGGATCCAGTTCGAGGTCTCCTCGAAGTGCTGCTAGAGCGTGAGGGCTTCGAAGACGTGGTCGTGCGTCTGGGATTTGGCGCACCCGACATACTCAATACCGGTGGCGAAGAGGGCTTTTTGGGATCGGAGGTGACGGAACAGGCAGTAAGACATCTGCTGACCAGATTACGTACTGACTATCGCCATATTATTATCGATGCACTACCATCTACGATATCGCCGTTGACGCTGGCCTTCGCCAAGCAGGCCGACGGGATTTTCGTCGTTATCGAAAGCGGTGTTACTGATCGCGACATAGCCGCCAATACCGTCGAACATCTGCGTCAGAGTGAAGTTAAGGTGCTCGGTGTCATTCTTAACAAGCGAGACGCCAGATCGACCGGCTAA
- a CDS encoding radical SAM protein, translated as MAIESILPTTRQRHRLDNSILRLLRRIPQFTRTSRHFWSLVKHSTPRKIANLLLVEAEYRLRRTQVRGRPYIIIVDPLNVCNLRCPLCPTGTDDLGRKGQKMSWEVFQKTIDEMAPYAYEVNLHNWGESLLHPNIFEMIAYVASKNIATNMSTNFNLVTDKKIDQLINSGLEYLILSIDGISSETYDKYRVRGNLDKVLANVKKLIQRRRELHSSTPYLEWQFIVFKHNAHEVEAARELAMSMGVDRFRIIPPGLPFTAKDPEQLRREWFVPKTNDKQEEEPETFREEISGPCFYLYRSFTTNPDGGTAPCCIVYGKDNDFGDIKTQNFHDIWNNEKYLSARSQYRDNGKVTTPTICDGCTIFKKRTQPPSKFLNTEITVKIQ; from the coding sequence GTGGCTATCGAAAGCATACTCCCCACCACTCGCCAACGGCATCGGCTTGATAACTCTATATTGCGTCTTCTGCGCCGGATTCCACAATTTACTCGAACCTCGCGGCATTTCTGGTCTCTGGTAAAGCACTCAACGCCACGCAAAATCGCGAATCTTCTACTCGTTGAAGCGGAATACCGACTGCGGCGAACACAAGTGCGAGGACGACCCTACATTATTATCGTCGATCCTTTGAATGTGTGTAACCTGCGATGTCCTCTATGCCCGACAGGTACTGATGATCTTGGACGCAAGGGCCAGAAAATGTCGTGGGAAGTATTCCAGAAAACGATCGACGAAATGGCGCCCTATGCCTATGAAGTCAACCTGCACAATTGGGGCGAGTCGCTTTTACATCCGAATATCTTCGAGATGATTGCGTATGTAGCCAGCAAAAATATCGCTACTAATATGAGCACCAACTTTAATCTGGTCACCGACAAGAAAATCGATCAGCTTATTAACAGTGGCCTGGAGTATCTGATTCTGTCGATTGACGGCATCTCATCGGAAACTTACGATAAGTATCGTGTTCGTGGCAATCTCGATAAGGTGCTCGCCAATGTCAAAAAGCTCATCCAGCGCCGACGCGAACTCCATAGTTCCACGCCTTATCTCGAATGGCAGTTCATCGTCTTCAAACACAATGCCCACGAGGTTGAGGCCGCCCGTGAATTGGCAATGTCTATGGGAGTAGATCGTTTTCGCATCATTCCACCCGGTTTACCGTTCACTGCCAAGGATCCGGAGCAACTACGCCGCGAATGGTTCGTGCCAAAGACGAATGATAAGCAAGAAGAAGAGCCAGAGACATTCCGCGAAGAAATCAGCGGACCGTGTTTTTATCTTTACCGATCCTTTACAACTAACCCAGATGGCGGCACTGCACCCTGCTGTATTGTTTATGGCAAAGACAACGATTTTGGTGATATAAAAACGCAAAATTTTCATGATATTTGGAATAATGAGAAATATCTATCCGCTCGGAGCCAGTATCGTGACAACGGCAAAGTGACTACGCCGACTATTTGCGATGGCTGCACGATTTTCAAAAAGCGCACACAACCTCCGTCCAAGTTTTTGAATACAGAAATCACTGTCAAAATCCAATAG
- a CDS encoding glycosyltransferase family 4 protein, with translation MISVFHVRNSNYPGGIETTLLGWFRAIDPSRFNMRLFVFRERGNIHERSVRLMAENGVQSDFLPWGHMRNLPGAVHALVKEIRAENHVIVHSHDARSDVVALLAARLTGAPVIASNHAWHAVGFKRRIMEYVRGKLLPLVDLVLNVSEDTHQETVRRGVPQIKSMPLYSGIDLLPFERIMDRDAVRTGLGLGADEFVASNVARLWPEKAQDALIEAVSLLGQAGRPMKLLIVGDGPLEASLRKQAIALGVESSVVFLGFRSDYADIMNASDAFVFPSSAEGTPMVLYGAMAMRLPIIASTVAGNAEILANNDTALLVPPANALALRDALQQLIDNPVLGRRLGEQAYAVVHERYSVDKTVRNLEAIYERFFVHGRGRPTKGRRT, from the coding sequence GTGATTTCCGTTTTTCATGTCAGAAATTCGAATTATCCTGGTGGCATCGAGACTACTTTGCTTGGTTGGTTCCGAGCTATCGACCCTTCACGTTTCAATATGCGCCTGTTTGTGTTCAGAGAGCGCGGCAACATTCACGAACGGTCGGTGCGATTGATGGCGGAAAATGGCGTCCAAAGCGATTTTTTACCATGGGGGCATATGCGGAATCTCCCAGGGGCTGTACATGCATTGGTGAAGGAAATTCGCGCTGAGAATCACGTAATCGTGCATAGCCACGATGCTCGCTCCGATGTAGTCGCTTTGTTGGCAGCCCGGCTTACCGGTGCTCCCGTTATCGCGTCGAACCACGCTTGGCATGCAGTAGGCTTCAAGCGACGCATAATGGAGTATGTGCGCGGTAAACTGCTGCCGCTGGTCGACCTTGTGCTGAACGTGTCAGAGGACACCCACCAGGAAACAGTCCGGCGAGGTGTACCACAAATTAAGTCAATGCCGCTTTACTCTGGCATTGACCTGCTGCCGTTCGAACGGATCATGGATAGGGATGCCGTACGTACTGGTCTCGGCTTGGGCGCGGATGAATTTGTTGCCTCTAATGTGGCGCGGCTATGGCCTGAAAAAGCGCAAGACGCCCTTATTGAGGCTGTCAGCCTACTAGGCCAAGCAGGCCGTCCCATGAAGTTGTTGATCGTAGGCGATGGACCGCTGGAGGCCTCGTTGCGGAAGCAGGCAATAGCGCTGGGCGTCGAATCCAGCGTAGTATTTCTAGGCTTTCGTAGCGACTACGCTGACATCATGAATGCATCGGACGCCTTTGTGTTCCCATCCTCCGCGGAAGGCACCCCAATGGTCCTCTACGGGGCAATGGCCATGCGCTTGCCGATTATTGCGAGTACTGTCGCCGGTAACGCTGAAATCCTTGCTAACAATGACACAGCCCTGCTGGTGCCGCCAGCTAATGCCTTAGCGCTGCGCGATGCGCTACAGCAGCTAATTGATAACCCTGTGCTTGGTCGACGCCTCGGTGAACAGGCGTATGCTGTGGTCCACGAGCGCTATTCGGTCGACAAGACCGTGCGTAACCTTGAGGCGATCTACGAGCGGTTCTTTGTTCATGGACGCGGTCGTCCAACAAAAGGACGGCGGACATGA
- a CDS encoding oligosaccharide flippase family protein, whose amino-acid sequence MARSKQYTIAPVKYSSIHAIAKVVIGNGSYMALGFLANIVAANGLEPTGFGMLALALALLNVLQEICGSGIDLAMVRLAAPHTKSDPARAEAIFRAAFRIKLIANSGIALLIFVIADWIAQRIYLDATMTPLLRWVSVGLVGAALYNYIIAKFQTQERFDLYAVLRVVGNLSKLILLGILSLLNAFTPQSVAAAWMGSFFLSFGIALAFNQRQSELPSKAPDLPYWIEIVRFGQWVIMSSFLFALYSRTDLLLLGHFTEVNSVGQYAVAWNLNFVIDLLTYSVIIALLPSAARMATHLEYQRYFRSTLTICALLAFLLLPLYFLSDWFFELLFPDYLQAAEIFRILFIGAIVTLVVHPVYLVLYARNRVSLLTWINLFLAIFTLLVGVVIIPRFGAMGAAWVTVAGRVFASIMILLFVLREIRN is encoded by the coding sequence GTGGCGAGATCTAAACAGTATACAATTGCCCCGGTAAAATACAGTAGTATCCATGCTATCGCTAAAGTTGTGATTGGCAATGGTAGCTATATGGCATTGGGCTTCCTTGCCAATATCGTGGCGGCGAATGGCCTGGAGCCAACCGGTTTCGGTATGCTTGCTCTTGCACTTGCTTTGCTCAATGTGTTGCAAGAGATCTGTGGTAGCGGTATCGATTTGGCGATGGTGCGCTTAGCCGCTCCACATACGAAGAGCGATCCCGCGCGCGCTGAAGCGATTTTCCGCGCTGCCTTCCGCATCAAGCTGATAGCGAATTCTGGCATTGCCTTGTTGATATTCGTCATTGCTGACTGGATTGCTCAGCGTATTTATCTGGACGCGACCATGACCCCACTTCTCCGCTGGGTCTCTGTCGGTCTGGTAGGCGCCGCACTTTACAACTATATCATCGCCAAATTCCAGACACAGGAGCGATTCGATCTCTATGCTGTGTTGCGGGTAGTTGGGAACCTGTCGAAGCTTATCCTACTCGGTATCCTGTCGCTGCTGAACGCCTTCACTCCACAGAGCGTGGCAGCAGCCTGGATGGGAAGCTTTTTTCTAAGCTTTGGAATTGCGCTCGCTTTCAATCAACGGCAGTCGGAACTGCCATCCAAGGCGCCCGATTTACCGTACTGGATCGAAATCGTTCGATTTGGGCAGTGGGTAATCATGTCCAGCTTCTTATTCGCGCTATATTCACGGACCGACCTGCTATTGCTAGGACACTTCACCGAGGTTAACTCTGTCGGTCAATACGCAGTGGCTTGGAATCTCAATTTCGTCATTGATCTTTTAACCTATTCGGTTATCATCGCGTTACTGCCTAGCGCTGCGCGCATGGCGACTCATCTTGAATATCAGCGATACTTTCGTAGTACGTTAACAATTTGCGCATTGTTAGCATTTTTGCTTTTACCACTGTATTTTCTGTCAGACTGGTTCTTTGAACTGCTATTTCCTGATTATTTACAGGCAGCTGAAATATTCCGCATTCTGTTCATTGGCGCGATAGTCACGTTAGTAGTGCATCCTGTATATCTAGTGCTATACGCCCGCAATCGAGTTAGCTTGTTAACCTGGATAAACTTGTTTCTGGCAATCTTCACGTTGTTAGTAGGCGTCGTCATCATTCCCCGTTTCGGGGCGATGGGTGCGGCTTGGGTCACAGTTGCCGGTAGGGTGTTTGCGTCAATTATGATACTTCTTTTCGTATTGCGGGAGATACGTAATTAA
- a CDS encoding NAD-dependent epimerase/dehydratase family protein — MTVPIVELADAYAGKRVCVIGGTGFLGYNLVCALARCGVAVTAASRGQTLSSQPLPAAVSYCPIDLRDEAGMTQLVANSDVIFSVAGRPGAIASVEAPEEDMQINLLGQYKLLNACVRSGSSPRLVFASTRLVYGKAQMLPVVETHPTDPTSMYGIHTLAAEKYHLLYQHSQGVRTTVLRITVPYGPYMPPNTSTHGVINHFIRTAVAGGAICLFGGGHQIRDVLYIDDLVKAFLEVGRTETLVGAVVNVGSGIRQKLHDIARAIIATAGAGRIEFAPWPDNAVRVETGDFYADIGRITTATGWRPEVSLKEGIERTVAYYQAHQR, encoded by the coding sequence ATGACCGTTCCGATAGTAGAGCTTGCAGATGCCTATGCGGGCAAACGCGTGTGTGTTATCGGTGGTACCGGATTTCTCGGTTACAATTTGGTGTGCGCCCTAGCCCGCTGCGGAGTCGCTGTAACCGCAGCCAGTCGTGGTCAAACTCTAAGTAGTCAACCTTTGCCCGCCGCTGTGAGCTATTGTCCAATCGATCTTCGCGACGAGGCTGGAATGACCCAGTTGGTGGCGAATTCGGATGTGATTTTCAGCGTGGCCGGACGACCAGGCGCTATAGCGAGCGTTGAGGCGCCAGAGGAAGATATGCAAATCAACCTCCTCGGCCAATATAAACTGCTCAACGCGTGTGTTCGGTCAGGCAGCTCGCCACGGCTTGTCTTCGCCAGCACCAGGCTGGTCTACGGTAAAGCTCAAATGCTACCCGTAGTAGAAACCCATCCGACCGACCCAACCAGTATGTATGGCATTCATACTCTGGCGGCTGAGAAGTACCACCTTCTTTACCAACACAGCCAGGGTGTGCGAACGACGGTGCTACGCATAACGGTTCCTTATGGTCCTTATATGCCGCCAAATACCAGTACCCATGGCGTCATCAACCACTTTATACGAACCGCGGTCGCTGGCGGCGCCATTTGCCTGTTTGGTGGTGGCCACCAAATACGAGATGTCTTATATATCGACGACTTGGTCAAGGCGTTTTTGGAGGTAGGTCGAACTGAAACATTGGTAGGCGCGGTCGTGAACGTAGGTTCAGGCATCCGCCAGAAGTTGCACGATATCGCGCGCGCTATTATCGCCACTGCCGGTGCCGGCAGGATTGAGTTTGCGCCTTGGCCAGATAACGCGGTGCGGGTCGAAACAGGCGATTTCTACGCCGATATAGGCCGTATCACTACAGCGACTGGTTGGCGGCCAGAAGTGTCGCTTAAAGAAGGGATCGAGCGCACCGTTGCATACTATCAAGCACACCAGCGCTGA